One region of Mycolicibacterium insubricum genomic DNA includes:
- a CDS encoding IS30 family transposase, with protein MTPAYPRAMRREFFDRVCLGATLREAGYQVGVSIQTGWRWWDEAGSMPLRCGTGSATGLAEPGDPDRPGGYGHRLSLDERIAIMRGRDAGQTYQEIAEKIGRDRSVVWREVQRNRNADGDYHAGMAHSRAALKAKRPKEFKLQDRALCAQIENWMDDGWSPKLIADVLARDHPDDKLAQVSHETIYQCLYVQGRGQLRADLNKCLSTKRAARKSRGHQERRGKFHDVYTIRDRPAEAEDRAVPGHWEGDLILGKECASAIGTLVERSTRFTILLHLPVDHTAESVATTMIEAMSDLPQHLRRTITWDRGAEMARWRDIDMQLQAPVYFCDPHSPWQRGSNENTNRLLRHWFEKGADLSKFTKADLKRVQDTLNKRPRPTLDLDTPAQRLAALLNDAA; from the coding sequence ATGACTCCGGCTTATCCGCGTGCGATGCGGCGAGAGTTTTTCGATCGGGTGTGCCTGGGCGCGACGCTTCGTGAGGCCGGGTACCAGGTTGGCGTGTCAATCCAGACCGGTTGGAGGTGGTGGGATGAAGCTGGGTCGATGCCCTTGCGATGCGGAACGGGTTCGGCCACGGGTCTGGCTGAGCCTGGTGATCCTGACAGGCCAGGTGGGTATGGGCATCGACTCAGCCTCGATGAGCGCATCGCGATCATGCGCGGCCGCGACGCTGGGCAGACGTATCAGGAGATTGCTGAGAAGATCGGCCGTGACCGTAGCGTCGTGTGGCGCGAGGTACAGCGCAACCGCAACGCCGACGGCGATTACCACGCTGGGATGGCACATTCTCGTGCTGCCCTGAAAGCCAAGCGGCCCAAGGAATTCAAGCTTCAAGACCGCGCATTGTGCGCCCAGATCGAAAACTGGATGGACGACGGGTGGAGTCCGAAGCTGATCGCCGATGTGTTGGCCCGCGACCACCCGGATGACAAGCTGGCGCAGGTGAGCCACGAAACGATCTACCAGTGCCTCTACGTGCAGGGACGGGGCCAGCTGCGCGCTGATCTGAACAAGTGCCTGTCGACTAAACGTGCCGCGCGCAAGTCCCGGGGACATCAGGAGCGCCGCGGCAAGTTCCACGATGTGTACACCATCCGCGACCGCCCGGCCGAAGCCGAAGACCGGGCGGTACCCGGGCATTGGGAAGGTGATCTGATCCTGGGGAAGGAGTGCGCCAGCGCGATCGGCACGCTGGTGGAGCGCAGCACCCGGTTCACGATCCTGCTGCACCTGCCGGTCGACCACACCGCAGAGTCAGTGGCCACGACGATGATCGAGGCCATGAGCGACCTGCCCCAGCATCTGCGTCGCACCATCACCTGGGACCGAGGCGCGGAGATGGCTCGCTGGCGCGACATCGACATGCAGCTGCAGGCCCCGGTCTACTTCTGCGATCCGCATTCACCGTGGCAGCGCGGCAGCAACGAGAACACCAACCGACTGCTGCGGCACTGGTTCGAAAAGGGCGCTGACCTGTCGAAATTCACCAAGGCCGACCTCAAGCGGGTCCAGGACACCCTCAACAAACGACCCCGGCCCACCCTCGACCTCGACACCCCCGCCCAACGGCTCGCCGCCCTGCTCAACGACGCCGCCTGA
- a CDS encoding DUF4326 domain-containing protein has translation MNTVTPQRIQRHRTKGWRLPAGALYVGRPTRFGNPFPIDDGDPAEAVDRYREWLTDPRTIEVVGGLGFSGYIYYNRGPWGPDLNKLRGHDLACWCPLDRPCHADVLLELANGATTGDEAHR, from the coding sequence GTGAATACCGTTACTCCACAGCGCATTCAACGACACCGCACCAAGGGTTGGCGGCTACCCGCCGGGGCGCTCTACGTCGGCCGGCCCACCCGGTTCGGCAACCCGTTCCCCATCGACGACGGCGACCCGGCTGAGGCGGTCGACCGCTACCGCGAATGGCTGACCGATCCCCGCACGATTGAGGTCGTCGGCGGACTCGGCTTCTCGGGCTACATCTACTACAACCGCGGCCCGTGGGGACCTGACCTGAACAAGCTCCGCGGCCACGACCTCGCGTGCTGGTGCCCGCTCGACCGACCCTGCCATGCCGACGTGCTCCTGGAGCTCGCCAACGGCGCAACAACCGGAGACGAGGCCCACCGTTGA
- a CDS encoding DUF7341 domain-containing protein yields the protein MTAPLPRNAVPQYRYRPRMREAIDNLEAAVHRLVDPVDAYRGTWLHADSLYQQLTAAVFGTSTNGGGAGGGWRSRPPVWDDAAELLRTIQTVVSASFPTGMAGTVPACLRALAAKRWAPEQHKQVRTITGIINAWCDNIEALLDGTRARHLVAACPACGVATVEVRDSAGELVRQPALQIVSGQGCTCLACHHCWAPDRYLHLAAVLGCERPAGVLE from the coding sequence ATGACCGCACCGCTGCCGCGCAACGCAGTACCGCAGTACCGCTACCGGCCGCGGATGCGCGAAGCGATCGACAACCTGGAAGCCGCCGTGCACCGTCTCGTCGACCCCGTCGACGCCTACCGCGGCACCTGGCTGCACGCCGACAGCCTGTACCAGCAACTGACGGCGGCGGTGTTCGGGACGTCCACCAACGGCGGGGGAGCGGGCGGCGGCTGGCGCTCTCGGCCTCCAGTCTGGGATGACGCAGCCGAACTGCTGCGCACCATCCAGACCGTGGTGTCAGCGAGCTTCCCGACCGGGATGGCCGGCACCGTACCCGCGTGCCTGCGCGCACTGGCCGCGAAACGCTGGGCACCCGAGCAACACAAGCAGGTTCGCACGATCACCGGGATCATCAACGCGTGGTGCGACAACATCGAAGCGCTCCTCGATGGCACACGCGCCCGACATCTGGTCGCTGCATGCCCAGCCTGCGGAGTGGCAACCGTCGAAGTCCGTGACAGCGCAGGCGAACTCGTTCGTCAACCAGCTCTGCAGATCGTCTCCGGTCAAGGCTGCACCTGCCTCGCCTGCCACCATTGCTGGGCTCCAGACCGATACCTACACCTGGCCGCGGTCCTAGGGTGCGAACGTCCCGCAGGAGTTCTCGAATGA
- a CDS encoding HNH endonuclease, protein MTTPRNTTTRDEHRRIIARDEPPCGICGQPIDYRLNHRHPRSFVVDHITPRARGGPDTLDNKQAAHRDCNRAKSDKTVMPTTGVTFVTERNWWTKRTCTRR, encoded by the coding sequence ATGACAACCCCGCGCAACACCACCACGCGGGACGAGCACCGCCGGATCATCGCCCGCGACGAACCTCCGTGCGGGATCTGCGGACAACCGATCGACTACCGGCTCAACCATCGCCATCCCCGCAGCTTCGTCGTCGACCACATCACTCCACGAGCCCGCGGCGGCCCCGACACCCTCGACAACAAGCAGGCCGCCCACCGCGACTGCAACCGCGCCAAATCCGACAAGACCGTCATGCCCACCACCGGCGTCACCTTCGTGACCGAACGCAACTGGTGGACCAAACGAACCTGCACCAGGAGGTGA
- a CDS encoding DEAD/DEAH box helicase family protein, with the protein MSPGTPRLSEIARHVVIPDGITATGWPGVKETCRRLGWEFDPWQDGAGRLFLGKRSDGLYAADTIVMSIPRQCGKTYLVGCIIFAVCLMQPGLTVIWTAHRKTTAAETFESFAGMAQRPKVAPHIAGVLRGRGDEKVLFTNGSRILFGARESGFGRGFSDVDIIVFDEAQIMTETTLEDMSAAQNVAVNPLTFMMGTPPRPKDPGEVFTLMRQEALDGESDSTAYIEFSADRGADPMARAQWRKANPSFPHRTTERAMLRLRKKLKSADSWAREALGIWDEVAVHQAITTPNHWRSLIDTGPAGNVAPTALGIDMSHGLAISIAGCWIEESGSAHIEEVWAGTDVAAAINWTAAVAGRRTEVMIDDLSPAAQMIPELKARGVKVHRGTARDMVKGCLLVDTRIKDEQLTHADQKPLTDALMGARKRPIHDAGGWGWDRRDSTVTIHPIVAATLALYCASTKRPAPATRTIRKAVIG; encoded by the coding sequence ATGAGCCCTGGGACTCCACGGCTCTCTGAGATCGCCCGCCACGTCGTCATCCCCGACGGCATCACGGCAACCGGGTGGCCCGGCGTCAAAGAGACCTGCCGCCGCCTCGGCTGGGAATTCGACCCCTGGCAAGACGGCGCCGGCCGACTGTTCCTCGGAAAACGCTCCGACGGCCTCTACGCCGCCGACACCATCGTCATGTCCATACCCCGCCAGTGCGGCAAGACCTACCTCGTCGGCTGCATCATCTTCGCGGTGTGCCTGATGCAACCCGGGCTCACCGTGATCTGGACCGCGCACCGCAAGACCACCGCGGCCGAGACGTTCGAATCGTTCGCCGGCATGGCGCAACGCCCCAAGGTCGCCCCGCACATCGCCGGGGTCCTGCGCGGCCGCGGCGACGAGAAGGTCCTGTTCACCAACGGATCACGAATCCTGTTCGGCGCCCGGGAATCCGGCTTCGGCCGCGGCTTCTCCGACGTCGACATCATCGTCTTCGACGAAGCCCAGATCATGACCGAAACGACGCTGGAGGACATGTCGGCCGCACAGAACGTCGCCGTCAACCCCCTCACCTTCATGATGGGCACCCCGCCGCGGCCCAAGGACCCCGGCGAAGTGTTCACCCTGATGCGCCAGGAAGCCCTCGACGGCGAATCCGACTCCACCGCCTACATCGAGTTCTCCGCCGACCGCGGCGCCGACCCCATGGCCCGTGCACAGTGGCGCAAAGCCAACCCGTCGTTCCCGCACCGCACCACCGAACGCGCCATGCTGCGACTCCGCAAGAAGCTGAAATCCGCCGACTCCTGGGCCCGGGAAGCACTCGGCATCTGGGACGAAGTCGCCGTGCACCAGGCGATCACCACCCCCAACCACTGGCGCAGCCTCATCGACACCGGACCGGCCGGCAACGTCGCACCGACAGCACTCGGCATCGACATGTCCCACGGCCTGGCCATCTCCATCGCCGGATGCTGGATCGAGGAAAGCGGATCCGCGCACATCGAAGAAGTCTGGGCCGGCACCGATGTCGCCGCCGCGATCAACTGGACCGCCGCAGTCGCCGGCCGCCGCACCGAAGTCATGATCGACGACCTCTCACCCGCCGCCCAGATGATCCCAGAACTCAAAGCACGAGGCGTCAAGGTCCACCGCGGCACCGCCCGCGACATGGTCAAAGGCTGCCTGCTCGTCGACACCCGCATCAAAGACGAACAACTCACCCACGCCGACCAGAAACCACTGACCGACGCCCTGATGGGCGCCCGCAAACGCCCCATCCACGACGCCGGCGGATGGGGCTGGGACCGCCGCGACTCCACCGTCACCATCCACCCCATCGTCGCCGCCACCCTCGCCCTCTACTGCGCCTCCACCAAACGCCCGGCACCGGCAACCCGGACCATACGAAAGGCCGTCATCGGATGA
- a CDS encoding phage portal protein, translating to MTTAITLPTLLLSDDEQAAVAALRAKLRTVAPGNKRKSDLYEGKRTAADLKISAPEGLPDLVRAVSGWPGTVVDVLEERIGWRGWTGDGDLATALTDIARDNQLPAEAGRGHLDGLTYGCGFISVGKGDTTIGEPEIMVTVESTESCTVDWDYRTRRAKSGLSQTRDKYGVTIAETLYLPNETIRFEQHRGVLVVADRDHHGLGRVPVARLLNRDRGADVTGRSEITPSVIYLTDAAIRTLCGMEINREFYTSPKWTVLNANPAVFGMDEEQTSRENRRAGWKATQGRLNVVPPQLDENNDPADVKLHEFRPAPPTPYIEQIRAYSQLLAAESGIPAPYLGFVTDNPASADAIRQQEYRLVKRAERRQTSFGQAWLEVARLALMMRDAKFDPTQMRRLGVSWADAATPTRAASADEVAKLVAAEVLPPDSPVTWDRIGLSDQEQQQLADRQRTTGSTRLLDKLLGANLPPVPAPAAAAAGNTEGQ from the coding sequence ATGACTACCGCAATCACGCTGCCCACTCTGCTGCTCTCCGACGACGAACAAGCCGCGGTCGCCGCGCTGCGCGCCAAGCTCCGAACCGTCGCCCCCGGCAACAAACGGAAATCCGACCTCTACGAAGGCAAACGCACCGCCGCGGACCTGAAGATTTCCGCGCCCGAAGGCCTCCCCGACCTCGTGCGCGCCGTCTCCGGCTGGCCCGGCACCGTCGTCGACGTCCTCGAAGAACGAATCGGGTGGCGGGGCTGGACCGGCGACGGCGACCTGGCCACCGCCCTCACCGACATCGCCCGCGACAACCAGCTGCCCGCCGAAGCCGGCCGCGGCCACCTCGACGGCCTCACCTACGGCTGCGGATTCATCAGCGTCGGCAAAGGCGACACCACCATCGGCGAACCCGAGATCATGGTCACCGTCGAATCCACCGAATCCTGCACCGTCGACTGGGATTACCGCACCCGCCGCGCGAAGTCCGGACTGTCTCAGACCCGCGACAAGTACGGCGTCACCATCGCGGAAACGCTCTACCTCCCCAACGAGACGATTCGCTTCGAGCAGCACCGCGGCGTGCTCGTCGTCGCCGACCGCGACCACCACGGCCTCGGCCGCGTCCCCGTCGCCCGGCTCCTCAACCGCGACCGCGGCGCCGACGTCACTGGCCGCTCCGAAATCACACCCTCGGTCATCTACCTCACCGACGCCGCCATCCGAACCCTCTGCGGCATGGAGATCAACCGCGAGTTCTACACCAGCCCGAAATGGACAGTCCTGAACGCCAACCCCGCGGTCTTCGGGATGGACGAGGAACAGACATCACGAGAAAACCGCCGCGCCGGCTGGAAGGCCACCCAGGGCCGCCTCAACGTCGTCCCCCCGCAGCTCGACGAGAACAACGACCCCGCCGACGTGAAACTGCACGAATTCCGGCCCGCCCCGCCAACCCCCTACATCGAACAGATCCGCGCCTACTCCCAGCTACTGGCCGCCGAATCCGGCATCCCCGCCCCCTACCTCGGGTTCGTCACCGACAACCCCGCAAGCGCCGACGCAATCCGCCAACAGGAATACCGCCTCGTCAAACGCGCCGAACGACGCCAGACCTCCTTCGGGCAAGCATGGCTGGAAGTCGCCCGACTCGCCCTCATGATGCGCGACGCCAAGTTCGACCCCACCCAGATGCGCCGCCTCGGAGTGTCCTGGGCCGACGCCGCCACCCCCACCCGCGCCGCCTCCGCCGACGAAGTCGCCAAGCTCGTCGCCGCCGAAGTACTCCCACCGGACTCCCCGGTCACCTGGGACCGCATCGGCCTGTCCGACCAGGAACAGCAGCAGCTCGCCGACCGCCAACGCACCACCGGATCAACGCGCCTCCTCGACAAGCTCCTGGGCGCCAACCTCCCACCGGTCCCCGCGCCGGCTGCGGCGGCCGCGGGCAACACCGAGGGGCAGTGA
- a CDS encoding VG15 protein, with amino-acid sequence MPVAVDEHQQLLVLLSSHLDADIEQLINRIYGHLDEHELLTFLTDAYPELADAYLHAAGTLTAQYYAEQPTTTVGFEPQPADLPPAGQLGANARWAALQSSPITALQGAAQRAVFNAARNTVVDNVQAENEFLAGGKRIDPALIELPPDVRSPQARWYRHAAANACGFCRMVAISGARYRSEESALTVTGRSVSLQTNDYRQIAAGQTTRDEALDRRSRYTSAHQAAKQGKMVGDTKIGAQRGTQEVGMRYHDHCHCTATVVRPGDTWNPPSYYDQWDQDYIAASRETGKPGAIAYRMEQLEKRPAEPIPMVDIELAGKDGPITRSVPADSSAAKAYAKQRVPAAKSGTDGPRGPRGPGGGVGGGAGGSGPDPDWLRTSRAHVAALTGRRRQSVIGYTGDTHKRINGWLRRGQTPQDTWVAARMKDLDEVLAHNPLAAPTILTRTTELSTFGVTRQQGMSKVVGTARTELGYMSTTRFPDGGDTKKYIDPVRLTVLVPPGTPAAAIEDISKVPRQGEILLGRGQRYVVTAAAYDRTIGMWRATIVIRRGVTP; translated from the coding sequence ATGCCCGTCGCCGTCGACGAACACCAGCAGCTCCTCGTCCTGCTGTCCTCACACCTCGACGCCGACATCGAACAACTCATCAACCGGATCTACGGCCACCTCGACGAACACGAACTCCTCACCTTCCTCACCGACGCCTACCCCGAACTCGCCGACGCATACCTGCACGCCGCCGGCACGCTGACCGCCCAGTACTACGCCGAACAACCCACCACCACCGTCGGATTCGAACCCCAGCCCGCCGACCTCCCACCCGCCGGCCAACTCGGCGCCAACGCGCGCTGGGCCGCCCTGCAGTCCTCACCGATCACCGCGCTGCAAGGCGCAGCGCAACGCGCCGTGTTCAACGCCGCACGCAACACCGTCGTCGACAACGTGCAAGCCGAAAACGAATTTCTCGCTGGCGGAAAGCGCATCGACCCGGCCTTGATCGAACTGCCGCCCGACGTCCGCAGCCCCCAAGCCCGCTGGTACCGCCACGCCGCCGCCAACGCCTGCGGCTTCTGCCGAATGGTCGCGATCAGCGGAGCCCGCTACCGATCCGAAGAATCCGCCCTCACCGTCACCGGCCGATCCGTCAGCCTCCAGACCAACGACTACCGCCAGATCGCCGCCGGCCAAACCACCCGCGACGAAGCCCTCGACCGCCGCAGCCGCTACACCTCCGCCCACCAAGCCGCCAAACAAGGAAAGATGGTCGGCGACACCAAGATCGGAGCCCAGCGCGGCACCCAAGAAGTCGGCATGCGTTACCACGATCATTGTCACTGCACGGCAACCGTCGTCCGGCCCGGCGACACATGGAACCCACCCTCGTACTACGACCAGTGGGACCAGGACTACATCGCCGCGTCCCGCGAAACCGGCAAACCCGGCGCCATCGCCTACCGCATGGAACAACTCGAGAAGCGCCCCGCCGAACCAATCCCCATGGTCGACATCGAGCTCGCCGGAAAAGACGGCCCGATCACCAGATCCGTCCCCGCCGACAGCAGCGCCGCCAAGGCCTACGCAAAACAGCGCGTACCGGCCGCCAAGTCCGGCACCGACGGCCCTCGGGGACCGCGTGGCCCAGGCGGTGGCGTCGGCGGGGGAGCAGGGGGATCCGGACCCGACCCCGACTGGCTGCGCACCAGCAGGGCCCACGTCGCTGCATTGACCGGCCGTCGCCGGCAATCCGTGATCGGCTACACCGGCGACACCCACAAACGGATCAACGGATGGCTACGGCGCGGCCAAACGCCGCAAGACACCTGGGTCGCTGCCCGCATGAAAGACCTCGACGAGGTCCTCGCGCACAACCCACTGGCCGCCCCGACGATCCTCACGCGAACCACCGAATTGTCGACCTTCGGTGTCACGCGCCAGCAGGGGATGTCCAAGGTGGTCGGCACCGCGCGAACAGAACTCGGCTACATGTCGACTACTCGATTCCCCGACGGCGGCGACACGAAGAAATACATCGACCCGGTTCGATTGACCGTACTCGTGCCCCCGGGAACGCCAGCAGCAGCGATCGAAGACATCTCGAAGGTGCCGCGCCAAGGTGAAATCCTGCTCGGCCGCGGACAGCGGTATGTCGTCACCGCTGCGGCGTATGATCGGACCATTGGAATGTGGAGGGCCACCATCGTGATCCGGAGAGGGGTGACACCATGA
- a CDS encoding potassium transporter gives MTQLGIRSESFGAGDQSWLGSRHGTDVAKTATLAPAAWAAKTTDGRIRSGEPFAMISGLAVPYDSTKSDGTEILAGFILTDQRVVAGAGNVTFPALWTGRVLRSKLPSPVPATAKTAGPFALEA, from the coding sequence ATGACTCAGCTCGGAATCCGCAGTGAGTCGTTCGGTGCAGGCGATCAGTCCTGGCTGGGCTCCCGCCACGGCACCGACGTGGCCAAGACGGCCACACTCGCACCGGCCGCATGGGCCGCCAAGACCACCGACGGACGGATCCGCTCCGGCGAACCGTTCGCCATGATCTCCGGTCTGGCCGTGCCCTACGACTCGACGAAGTCCGACGGCACCGAGATCCTGGCCGGCTTCATCCTCACCGACCAGCGCGTCGTCGCCGGCGCCGGGAACGTCACCTTCCCGGCCCTGTGGACCGGCCGCGTCCTGCGGTCCAAGCTGCCGTCCCCGGTCCCCGCAACCGCGAAGACCGCCGGCCCGTTCGCACTGGAGGCCTGA
- a CDS encoding major capsid protein translates to MNLWTDLITPAELTGFARAAVEDIERQKATLARWLPNYSVPDVIVRTIVGADGNGALAQYRSFDAETPIGSGGTGTRKTFELMALGLKERVGEYDQLRARGSDGAALLLGGVEKAAQRVANAVVDRLEVARGQALDTGVLTINENGVVQTFDFGRPVGNTVTAATLWSAGGAKPLDDLIAWCDAYALANNGAQPGTIVTSRQVVAALQRNADIRGLVATTGGTPGIVSIDALNAVLAAYGLPPIIIYDRKIRGTAVLAANKAYLLPAAVDPNGQSPLGATFYGQTLEAEEPDYGIGPADQPGLVVGSWKTHDPIAAWVHANAIAMPVLVNPVASMVAVVL, encoded by the coding sequence ATGAACCTGTGGACCGATCTCATCACCCCCGCCGAGCTGACCGGCTTCGCCCGCGCCGCCGTCGAGGACATCGAACGCCAGAAGGCCACCCTGGCCCGCTGGCTGCCGAACTACTCTGTGCCCGACGTCATCGTGCGGACCATCGTCGGCGCCGACGGCAACGGCGCACTGGCCCAGTACCGCAGCTTCGACGCCGAAACCCCCATCGGCTCCGGCGGCACCGGGACCCGCAAGACGTTCGAACTGATGGCCCTGGGCCTCAAGGAACGCGTCGGCGAATATGACCAGCTCCGCGCGCGCGGCAGCGACGGCGCCGCCCTGCTCCTCGGCGGCGTCGAGAAAGCCGCCCAGCGGGTCGCCAACGCGGTCGTCGACCGCCTCGAAGTCGCCCGCGGCCAGGCCCTCGACACCGGTGTCCTGACCATCAACGAGAACGGGGTCGTCCAGACCTTCGACTTCGGCCGGCCCGTCGGCAACACCGTCACCGCCGCCACCCTGTGGTCCGCTGGCGGCGCCAAGCCGCTCGACGACCTGATCGCCTGGTGCGACGCCTACGCGCTGGCCAACAACGGTGCCCAGCCCGGCACGATCGTCACCTCCCGGCAGGTCGTCGCCGCGCTGCAGCGCAACGCCGACATCCGCGGCCTGGTCGCCACCACCGGCGGCACCCCCGGCATCGTGTCGATCGACGCCCTCAACGCGGTCCTCGCCGCCTACGGGCTGCCCCCGATCATCATCTACGACCGCAAGATCCGCGGCACCGCGGTCCTGGCCGCCAACAAGGCGTACCTGCTGCCCGCAGCGGTCGACCCCAACGGCCAGTCGCCGCTGGGTGCCACCTTCTACGGTCAGACCCTGGAAGCCGAAGAGCCCGACTACGGCATCGGCCCTGCCGACCAGCCCGGCCTCGTCGTCGGCTCCTGGAAGACCCACGACCCCATCGCCGCGTGGGTCCACGCCAACGCCATCGCCATGCCGGTCCTGGTCAACCCGGTCGCCTCCATGGTGGCGGTGGTCCTGTGA